A part of Streptomyces sp. NBC_00557 genomic DNA contains:
- the lpdA gene encoding dihydrolipoyl dehydrogenase, whose amino-acid sequence MTITTADVLVIGGGTGGYSTALRAAALGLDVVLVERDKVGGTCLHRGCIPSKAMLHAAELVDGIAEARERWGVKATLDSVDWAALVATRDDIVVRNHKGVEAHLAHAGVRVVRGSARLTGPRTVRVEEAPVDAAPGVRPQSAPGARELTARRGIVLATGSRPRTLPGLTPDGRRVVTSDDALFAPGLPASVLVLGGGAIGVEYASFHRSMGAEVTLVEAADRIVPLEDADVSRHLTRGLKKRGIDVRAGARLLDAEVLADGVRARVRTARGEVRTVEAERLLVAVGRAPVTEGLDLAAAGLTADARGFVVPADWNRLETAVPGVHVVGDLLPPPSPGLAHASFAEGLLVAETLAGRVPAPVDYAAVPRVTYSAPQTASVGLSESEARARGREVEVNTMPLTAVAKGMVHGQGGMVKVVAEAGGGRVLGVHLVGPHVSEMIAESQLIVGWDAEPSDVARHVHAHPTLSEAVGEVFLTLAGRGLHQQ is encoded by the coding sequence ATGACCATCACCACAGCGGATGTCCTCGTCATCGGCGGCGGCACCGGCGGGTACAGCACCGCCCTGCGCGCCGCCGCCCTCGGTCTCGACGTCGTCCTCGTCGAACGCGACAAGGTCGGCGGCACCTGTCTGCACCGCGGCTGCATCCCCAGCAAGGCGATGCTGCACGCCGCCGAGCTGGTCGACGGCATCGCCGAGGCGCGCGAGCGGTGGGGCGTGAAGGCCACGCTGGACTCGGTGGACTGGGCGGCGCTGGTGGCCACCCGGGACGACATCGTGGTGCGCAACCACAAGGGCGTCGAGGCGCATCTGGCGCACGCCGGTGTGCGGGTGGTCCGGGGCAGCGCCCGGCTGACGGGGCCGCGGACGGTACGCGTGGAGGAGGCCCCGGTGGATGCCGCGCCCGGCGTACGGCCGCAGTCCGCACCCGGCGCGCGGGAACTCACCGCCCGTCGCGGGATCGTGCTCGCCACCGGCTCGCGCCCGCGCACGCTCCCCGGCCTCACGCCCGACGGGCGGCGCGTGGTGACCAGCGACGACGCCCTGTTCGCGCCGGGCCTGCCGGCGTCCGTGCTGGTGCTGGGCGGCGGCGCGATCGGCGTGGAGTACGCCTCCTTCCACCGGTCGATGGGCGCCGAGGTCACCCTGGTCGAGGCCGCCGACCGGATCGTTCCGCTGGAGGACGCCGACGTGAGCCGGCATCTGACGCGCGGCCTGAAGAAACGCGGGATCGACGTGCGGGCGGGCGCCCGGCTGCTGGACGCGGAGGTGCTGGCGGACGGCGTACGCGCGCGTGTGCGCACCGCGCGGGGAGAGGTGCGCACCGTCGAGGCGGAGCGGCTGCTGGTGGCCGTCGGCCGGGCGCCGGTCACCGAGGGCCTGGACCTGGCCGCGGCCGGCCTTACGGCGGACGCGCGGGGGTTCGTTGTACCGGCGGACTGGAACCGGCTGGAGACGGCCGTGCCGGGCGTGCACGTCGTCGGGGACCTGCTGCCGCCGCCGTCGCCCGGGCTCGCCCACGCCTCGTTCGCGGAGGGCCTGCTGGTCGCCGAGACGCTGGCCGGGCGGGTGCCGGCCCCGGTGGACTACGCGGCCGTGCCCCGGGTGACGTACTCCGCGCCGCAGACCGCCTCGGTGGGGCTGAGCGAGAGCGAGGCACGCGCGCGTGGGCGCGAGGTCGAGGTGAACACGATGCCGCTGACCGCCGTGGCCAAGGGCATGGTGCACGGTCAGGGCGGCATGGTGAAGGTCGTCGCCGAGGCCGGCGGCGGTCGGGTGCTCGGTGTGCACCTGGTCGGCCCGCACGTGTCGGAGATGATCGCCGAGAGCCAGCTGATCGTCGGCTGGGACGCCGAGCCCTCGGACGTGGCCCGGCACGTGCACGCGCACCCGACGCTGTCGGAGGCGGTGGGCGAGGTGTTCCTGACGCTCGCGGGACGCGGCCTGCACCAGCAGTGA